Proteins encoded by one window of Natronomonas salsuginis:
- a CDS encoding FAS1-like dehydratase domain-containing protein: MPTRTLEELRSMVGTSARTAEGLRIEAGKVAEFAAAIGDESPIYRDAAVARERGYEAIPAPLTFTRTAEFPRYRPAEFVEPRGFGLGLDPTTTLHGEQSYEYHAPAVVGDVLSATATLTDVRRHEGDRGGEMTFAEIEQVFEDRTGRPIVTVRSTYIETEGAEVLDESSGSRDPEPPDAEADLRLISEELNRTDFVEYAGASGDFTPLHFDEPYARSCGFETVFAQGMLTAGAASRVLTDRFGVGAVRRYRTRFEDIVFPGESVVVRGTVTGERSDVGTPLVDVELTAATRDGRRVLSGSATAVRDVES; encoded by the coding sequence ATGCCAACGAGGACGCTCGAGGAACTGCGGTCGATGGTCGGCACGTCGGCTCGGACCGCCGAGGGGCTCCGGATCGAAGCCGGGAAGGTCGCGGAGTTCGCGGCGGCGATCGGCGACGAGAGTCCGATCTACCGGGACGCGGCGGTCGCGCGTGAGCGAGGCTACGAGGCGATCCCGGCCCCGCTCACCTTCACCCGGACCGCCGAATTCCCCCGCTACCGACCGGCCGAGTTCGTCGAACCGCGCGGCTTCGGCCTCGGGTTGGACCCGACGACCACGCTCCACGGCGAACAGTCCTACGAGTATCACGCCCCGGCGGTCGTCGGGGACGTGCTGTCGGCGACGGCCACCCTCACCGACGTGCGCCGTCACGAGGGCGACCGGGGCGGCGAGATGACGTTCGCCGAGATCGAACAGGTCTTCGAGGATCGAACGGGGCGGCCGATCGTCACCGTTCGGAGCACGTACATCGAGACGGAGGGAGCGGAAGTGTTGGACGAATCGAGCGGGTCACGGGACCCCGAACCCCCGGACGCCGAGGCAGACCTGCGGCTCATCTCAGAGGAGCTCAATCGAACGGACTTCGTCGAGTACGCCGGCGCGAGCGGCGACTTCACGCCGCTTCACTTCGACGAGCCCTACGCCCGCTCGTGCGGCTTCGAGACGGTGTTCGCACAGGGGATGTTGACTGCCGGGGCCGCCTCGCGAGTTCTCACCGATCGGTTCGGCGTCGGTGCCGTCCGACGGTATCGGACGCGGTTCGAGGACATCGTCTTCCCCGGCGAATCCGTCGTCGTCCGGGGGACGGTGACGGGGGAACGGTCCGACGTCGGAACGCCGCTCGTCGACGTCGAACTCACCGCCGCGACGCGAGATGGGCGGCGGGTGCTGTCCGGAAGCGCGACCGCGGTGAGAGACGTGGAGAGCTAA
- a CDS encoding acyl-CoA thioesterase — protein MAYEFDWKLRAADTDFSRRVYTPAVLDYTVRAINQLMEDIDHSAYQIHEREGLLYPIAHAEIDYLEAIEVGDLVTISLSHAVGGSSITFEAVGRRDGVEVFEAEVVVVFVGDSDGRSVPVPDAVRTRLDERMA, from the coding sequence ATGGCCTACGAGTTCGACTGGAAGCTCCGAGCCGCCGACACGGACTTCTCCCGCCGTGTGTACACGCCCGCGGTCCTCGATTACACGGTCCGCGCGATCAACCAGCTCATGGAGGATATCGACCACTCCGCCTACCAGATTCACGAGCGCGAGGGGTTATTGTACCCGATCGCACACGCGGAGATCGACTACCTCGAGGCGATCGAAGTCGGCGATCTGGTGACGATTTCGCTGTCGCACGCGGTCGGCGGCTCCTCGATCACGTTCGAGGCGGTTGGGCGACGCGACGGCGTCGAGGTCTTCGAGGCCGAGGTCGTCGTGGTGTTCGTCGGCGATTCGGACGGGCGTTCGGTTCCGGTTCCGGACGCGGTCCGGACCCGACTGGACGAGAGGATGGCCTGA
- a CDS encoding enoyl-CoA hydratase/isomerase family protein, with protein sequence MTAVRRGDICVVRSFGRVDPRSDTGRNTEVGATATVAMASDNVLVDRTDGRVDITLNRPEKSNAMTGGMYVRLGEIFEELADEDVSVVTIRGTGGNFSAGVDMSDVPEWAEMNPLDVRDLLEPVHEALRTIEAFDGPVVAALEGHVLGGGLELAVACDIRIADTTAQFGLPESTMGLAMDLGGAQKLPGMIGEGMTKYLIMTGEPIDADRAHEVGLVEELHEPGAFDDAVDDLAATLASKPAYIHGLAKRQVHSVRPPNLDESMSQAIHHAIAAYQEPETQRRVAEFFE encoded by the coding sequence ATGACGGCCGTTCGACGGGGCGATATTTGTGTCGTCCGATCGTTCGGACGCGTCGACCCCCGATCCGACACCGGGCGGAACACCGAAGTGGGTGCCACCGCAACGGTCGCCATGGCATCCGACAACGTCCTCGTCGACCGGACCGACGGCCGCGTCGACATCACGCTGAACCGGCCGGAAAAATCGAACGCCATGACCGGCGGCATGTACGTTCGGCTGGGAGAAATCTTCGAGGAGCTGGCCGACGAGGACGTCTCGGTCGTCACGATCCGCGGTACCGGGGGGAACTTTTCCGCGGGCGTGGACATGTCCGACGTCCCCGAGTGGGCCGAGATGAACCCTCTCGACGTTCGCGACCTGCTCGAACCGGTTCACGAGGCGCTCCGGACGATCGAGGCATTCGACGGCCCCGTCGTCGCCGCACTCGAGGGTCACGTCCTCGGCGGCGGTCTCGAACTCGCCGTGGCGTGCGACATCCGCATCGCCGACACGACCGCGCAGTTCGGCCTCCCCGAGTCGACGATGGGGCTGGCGATGGACCTCGGCGGCGCGCAGAAGCTCCCCGGCATGATCGGCGAAGGGATGACGAAGTACCTGATCATGACCGGCGAGCCCATCGACGCCGATCGGGCCCACGAGGTCGGCCTGGTCGAGGAACTCCACGAACCGGGCGCGTTCGACGACGCCGTCGACGACCTCGCGGCGACGCTAGCCTCGAAGCCGGCCTACATCCACGGACTCGCCAAACGGCAGGTCCACTCCGTCAGACCGCCGAACCTCGACGAGTCGATGTCGCAGGCGATCCACCACGCGATCGCGGCGTATCAAGAGCCCGAGACGCAACGCCGCGTCGCGGAGTTCTTCGAGTAA